Genomic DNA from Fusarium keratoplasticum isolate Fu6.1 chromosome 2, whole genome shotgun sequence:
ctcatcttctttgttgtCAAAGTCGAAGGGAAGGTAAGAGACTATAAAAACAAAGGATGGAATGGAATCACGCTGAGCTGACGCTACTTCTAGCTTTCAATGGGCATCTTGTCAGCTCGACTCTCTCAGCCGGTGCCGCACAATTAGGGACATCAAAAAGTCTCTGCAGAGGTTACCACAGGGGCTAAGCGCGACATACGCAAGGCTCATTCTGCGTTCATGCCCCGCAGATGTTGCGCTTGTGAAGAATATCATGACATGGCTCGCCTTTTCTTGTGTCCCTCTCACCCTTCCCCAACTGTGGGAAGCACTTGCAATTGAGAAAGGGGAAAAtgtgattgatgatgagTCTCGACTACGAAGTCCTCAGGatattctcctcctcggtaaCAGTCTGATCGCCGTCTCACCAGATGGTCACGTTGCACTGTCTCATCTTTCTGTTCGGGACTACCTTGTGTCCACCGAAATTAGGAGCGACCCGAAAACGGCGGTCTTCGCTCTTGATCCTGGAATAAGTCACAGAGAGCTGGCTCAAGATTGCCTCACCTATCTGCTACTCTCTGACCTATCTTCTGGACCGTCAAACACGGAACAGGAGTACTTGTCTAGGCTGGTGCACTTCCCACTGCTTCAATACGCTACCAAATACTGGTTCTACCATGCTCGCAACGCGGTAGTTGACGATGAGATTCGAGACCTGACTATGAACTTCTTTGCACCGGAGGCAAGGGACAGCTTCATGTCCTGGGTTCAAGTCTTGAACGCAGATTCGCCATTCAAATGGAACGTCTACCCCAGACATGCAACATCGCTTTACTATGCTGCCTCGCTGGGACTTGACGAGGTAGTTGAGTCTCTACTTGGGTCGACAAGTCTAGAAGAGATCAATGCTCCCGGAAGCCGATTTGGAGGTACAGCAATCCATGCCGCAGCTATTCGGGGACATGTTTcaatcatcaagaagcttgttGCTGCAGGGGGTGAGGCAGGTAAGGCAGACTTCAACAAGGTAACTCCTCTGCATAGTGCTGCAAGTCGACGCAGCGTGGAAACCATCAAGGTCTTGTTGGAGCATGGAGCCCCAaaagaagccaaggatggAATGGACGGAAAGACCCCTGCTGATTGGGCTAGACTAAGTGGTCATGTGGACGTGGCGAGGTTGATTGAAACATTTTCTGAAGAGGCTGGTCCGGAAAAAGAGCACCAGGGCAGTAAAGGAAAACGCACGAACTGCGAGCTACCTTCAGACACATTTTCAGACTCTATGCCTCACACAATTGAGGTGTGGCAACCGGGTGTCTGCTTCTTTCCCGACTTCTATGAGAGGAGATCTGGACTGGACTGCTCTCACATTGTTGGCATAACCATTGGGGAAGAGTCTTGTACCTTTGACAGCGACTTTACGTTCAGGCGGAGTGAAGGGCTAGATGATGGTTCGACCCCCCAGTGTGGTAGATAAGTGGTTGATATCGGTTAGTCGCATGTTGTTAAATTGCGATCGGCAACGCTGGCAGATTGTTTAACCTTTTTTGACAACATGACAGGATGATGCCCATTTTTAGGTCCTTTCTTTTATTAGTCTGTCActtcttctcatcatggGGGCTGGGATGTCACAGTATTACGCTTAAAATGGCTTTTTACACAATAACGGCTTTGAAACAACCTACTACATAAGGATGTCACAAGGCCGCCTCAGGGGCCAAGAGTCAAAAGGAACATGATCTATTAGAATGCaactcgaccttgaggctTTGAGGACCAAGCATTAGTCGAGACTGAGTCAGTTTCCTCCCAAAAGTATGTACAATTTCATCCTTGGTTGCTATAATTTCGCCTTCAACCTTGGATCCCAAGCTCGGTTGAGGAGAAGTCAAGTGCACTTAACCCCTCACCGTAcccctgcagcagcagccttaACGGAAGTTACCCTGTCCATGGCAGCGAGACAGGGGAGGGTTGCTTCCCCGCTTGACACACATGGAAATGGCTCCCTCGATCCACTTAATCCCGTTGTAGCTACCATCGTTGCGGCTGTCGGCGTACCACGTACCAATCTGCCGAGAAGATCCAATACAGCCACGGAACTGACGGCCGGATCGGCGGGTCGTGATGGGCTTGGTGATCATGACACCACAGTTTCCGTTCTTAACAGTgcccttggtgatgatggaggtcTGAGTGGTCCAGGTGCGGCTGTAGTTGATGCCGAGCGACGAGCCGAGACGGtccttgatgaacttgatgtCTATGCCGGCACTGCCGCCGACAGTGTTAGAGATGCTGTAGCCAGAAGAGACGCTGATGTCCATGTCGCCGACGGCGCAGACGACAGGGGACATCTGCATGTCCCAGTCGACAAAGGTCTCGGTCTTGTCGGTGACAATGtagttggtgttgtcgcaCGAGGCGCGCTTCTGATGGCCGCCCTCAGAAGCTTCAGCATCCTCAAAATCGGGGATATCGGAAGCATTGTAGGAGACCCAGGAGGGATCAAGC
This window encodes:
- a CDS encoding NACHT domain-containing protein, which gives rise to MDESCGQLDELAMARLSMPNFQHFASQNNVDNESSHQSGTSEWLQNGQDFQEWSKERNSILWLTGPPGSGKTIMMSHIIESMACQTPDHEYEPAYAFVYCNFRNPGTQDLVNIMGAFLGQLCTQMGYFPKELQSSFQTSTEQGWGQPPAIEMISEEIRMLSMKRRAYLFVDGIDEVEDPKTLAEILVSLADSSSWVNILVSSRNDVAIQRALSDVRRVSLEHHVPEIDQDIGRFQWASCQLDSLSRCRTIRDIKKSLQRLPQGLSATYARLILRSCPADVALVKNIMTWLAFSCVPLTLPQLWEALAIEKGENVIDDESRLRSPQDILLLGNSLIAVSPDGHVALSHLSVRDYLVSTEIRSDPKTAVFALDPGISHRELAQDCLTYLLLSDLSSGPSNTEQEYLSRLVHFPLLQYATKYWFYHARNAVVDDEIRDLTMNFFAPEARDSFMSWVQVLNADSPFKWNVYPRHATSLYYAASLGLDEVVESLLGSTSLEEINAPGSRFGGTAIHAAAIRGHVSIIKKLVAAGGEAGKADFNKVTPLHSAASRRSVETIKVLLEHGAPKEAKDGMDGKTPADWARLSGHVDVARLIETFSEEAGPEKEHQGSKGKRTNCELPSDTFSDSMPHTIEVWQPGVCFFPDFYERRSGLDCSHIVGITIGEESCTFDSDFTFRRSEGLDDGSTPQCGR